Proteins co-encoded in one Nicotiana sylvestris chromosome 7, ASM39365v2, whole genome shotgun sequence genomic window:
- the LOC104221024 gene encoding riboflavin synthase, with the protein MATVSSSVASLSKPLNPSISSPKNPTIFNLWNPQLNRVKSPQTLSLKSPSISHLFIKPLKAQQSRISSTPITSLFTGIVEEIGEINQLGFDKPDSFTMKIKANLILEDINLGDSISVNGTCLTVADFDKQLAEFSVGLAPETLRKTSLIELEKGSWVNLERALRPSTRMGGHFVQGHVDGTGQIVELKPEGDSLWVKVKTSKEILRYIVPKGFIAVDGTSLTVVDVFEEEDCFNFMLVAYTQQNVVIPMKKVGQKVNLEVDILGKYVERLLSSGFVNAIKSS; encoded by the coding sequence ATGGCAACAGTTTCATCCTCAGTTGCGTCTCTTTCCAAACCCTTAAACCCATCTATCTCTTCCCCCAAAAATCCTACCATCTTCAATCTATGGAATCCCCAGCTCAATCGAGTAAAATCCCCACAAACCCTATCTCTCAAATCTCCTTCAATTTCTCATCTCTTTATCAAACCTCTAAAAGCTCAACAATCTCGTATTTCTTCTACCCCAATCACCTCCCTTTTTACCGGTATAGTTGAAgaaatcggggaaatcaaccaaCTGGGTTTCGATAAACCCGACAGTTTTACCATGAAAATCAAAGCTAACCTCATTCTTGAAGACATCAACCTCGGCGACAGTATTTCCGTCAACGGAACTTGTCTTACCGTCGCTGATTTCGACAAACAGTTGGCGGAATTCAGTGTTGGATTGGCTCCAGAAACGCTGAGAAAGACGTCTCTGATCGAATTGGAAAAAGGGTCTTGGGTTAATTTGGAAAGGGCTTTGAGGCCTAGTACTAGAATGGGAGGTCACTTTGTGCAGGGCCATGTTGATGGGACTGGCCAGATTGTTGAGCTAAAACCTGAAGGGGATTCTCTGTGGGTAAAGGTTAAAACTTCGAAAGAAATTTTGAGGTACATTGTGCCTAAAGGATTTATTGCTGTGGATGGGACTAGTTTGACTGTAGTAGATGTGTTTGAAGAAGAAGACTGTTTTAACTTCATGTTGGTGGCTTACACTCAGCAAAATGTGGTGATTCCGATGAAGAAAGTGGGGCAGAAGGTTAATCTTGAGGTGGATATATTGGGGAAGTATGTGGAGAGGCTTCTTAGTAGTGGCTTTGTCAATGCCATCAAATCTTCATGA